The following coding sequences are from one Streptomyces sp. NBC_01485 window:
- a CDS encoding GtrA family protein has product MAHGSAGSSGVSPGAPSGPKRIVRELARFGAVGGAGLLVNLGVFNLVRHLTDLQVVRASVIATVVSIAFNYVGFRYFTYRDRDKSGRTKELTLFLLFSAVGLVIENGLLFAATYGFGWDSPLQSNVAKFVGIGIATLFRFWSYRSWVFRAMPVQGAVGGGESSPTVAGQARKREATQRVG; this is encoded by the coding sequence ATGGCACATGGTTCCGCTGGTTCCTCGGGCGTCTCTCCGGGCGCTCCCTCGGGGCCGAAAAGGATCGTCCGCGAGCTCGCCAGGTTCGGCGCCGTGGGCGGTGCGGGGCTGCTGGTCAACCTCGGCGTGTTCAACCTCGTCCGGCATCTCACCGATCTGCAGGTGGTGCGGGCGAGCGTCATAGCGACCGTCGTGTCGATCGCCTTCAACTACGTCGGGTTCCGCTACTTCACCTACCGTGACCGCGACAAGAGCGGGCGGACGAAGGAACTGACCCTGTTCCTGCTGTTCAGCGCGGTGGGACTGGTGATCGAGAACGGGCTGCTGTTCGCGGCGACGTACGGGTTCGGGTGGGACAGCCCGCTGCAGAGCAACGTGGCCAAGTTCGTGGGCATCGGGATCGCGACGTTGTTCCGGTTCTGGTCGTACCGGTCGTGGGTGTTCCGGGCGATGCCTGTGCAGGGGGCTGTGGGCGGCGGGGAGTCGTCGCCCACGGTGGCGGGGCAGGCCCGGAAGCGGGAGGCTACGCAGCGGGTGGGTTGA
- a CDS encoding ATP-binding protein → MRRRLIQSTLAVVLVVIAVFGVSLVIVETRTISNSAQERVDSEALRLASIVDSRLVGSEHVTAEILRDQVTQDRYAEIRIPGRPVIAVGTKPEGDVIRSTAKGEEGETVLVQEPRSTVTREVGRTLLIIALVALLAVIAAVLLAIRQANRLASPLTDLAETAERLGSGDPRPRHKRYGVPELDRVADVLDSSAERIARMLTAERRLAADASHQLRTPLTALSMRLEEITLTDDPDTVKEEATIALTQVERLTDVVERLLTNARDPRTGSAVTFDLDEVIQQQLAEWRPAYRGDGRAIVSSGKRHLRAVGTPGAVAQVLAALIENSLMHGGGTVALRTRVTGNQSVVEVTDEGPGVPADLGARIFERAISGRNSTGIGLAVARDLAEADGGRLEMLQAQPPVFALFLSRTAPQKRMQEAEEPTVR, encoded by the coding sequence GTGCGCCGCCGTTTGATCCAGTCCACCCTTGCTGTCGTGCTGGTGGTCATCGCCGTGTTCGGGGTGTCCCTCGTCATCGTCGAGACGCGCACGATCAGCAACAGTGCCCAGGAGCGGGTGGACTCCGAGGCGCTGCGGCTGGCCAGCATCGTGGACAGCCGGCTGGTGGGCTCGGAGCACGTCACCGCCGAGATACTGCGAGACCAGGTCACGCAGGACCGTTACGCCGAGATCCGGATCCCCGGCCGGCCGGTCATCGCGGTCGGCACCAAGCCCGAGGGCGACGTCATCAGGTCGACGGCGAAGGGCGAGGAGGGCGAGACCGTCCTGGTCCAGGAGCCGCGCTCCACGGTCACCCGTGAGGTGGGCCGCACCCTGCTGATCATCGCCCTGGTGGCGTTGCTCGCGGTGATCGCGGCGGTGCTGCTGGCCATCCGCCAGGCCAACCGCCTCGCCTCCCCCCTGACCGACCTCGCCGAGACGGCGGAACGCCTCGGCTCGGGCGACCCGCGCCCCCGCCACAAGCGGTACGGCGTCCCCGAGCTGGACCGGGTCGCCGACGTCCTCGACTCCTCCGCCGAGCGCATCGCCCGCATGCTCACCGCCGAACGCCGGCTGGCGGCGGACGCCTCCCACCAACTGCGCACCCCCCTCACCGCGCTCTCGATGCGCCTGGAGGAGATCACCCTCACCGACGACCCGGACACGGTGAAGGAGGAGGCGACGATCGCGTTGACGCAGGTGGAGCGTCTGACGGACGTGGTGGAACGCCTCCTGACCAACGCCCGGGACCCGCGCACCGGTTCGGCGGTCACCTTCGACCTCGACGAGGTCATCCAGCAGCAGCTCGCCGAGTGGCGTCCCGCCTACCGGGGCGACGGCCGGGCCATCGTCAGCTCCGGCAAGCGTCACCTGCGGGCGGTGGGCACGCCCGGCGCGGTCGCCCAGGTGCTGGCCGCGCTGATCGAGAACTCCCTCATGCACGGCGGCGGCACGGTGGCCCTGCGCACCCGCGTCACCGGCAACCAGTCCGTGGTCGAGGTGACGGACGAGGGCCCCGGCGTCCCCGCCGACCTGGGCGCCCGCATCTTCGAGCGCGCCATCAGCGGCCGCAACTCCACCGGCATCGGCCTGGCCGTCGCCCGCGACCTCGCGGAAGCCGACGGCGGCCGCCTGGAGATGCTCCAGGCCCAGCCCCCGGTCTTCGCCCTGTTCCTGTCCCGCACGGCCCCCCAGAAGCGCATGCAGGAGGCCGAGGAGCCGACGGTGCGGTAG